AAATGGCCATGAGCAGCGTGAACACCACCAGCGCGCAGCGCAGTGTcagcccccagggcttcagccgtCCGTCGCCCCCATAGCAGTTGGGAAGGAAGGTGCGGCTACCTTCCTGGAAGAGGGACTTCTCCAGCACTTCCACAGCAGCAAAGAATGGCAGCGGGTAGGATAGCAGCGCCTTGGCCACCAGGAAGATGTTGACCACAGCACGAATGGTGGATGGCAGGTTGTCGGTGATGACCTCTTTAGTCTCGTCGGCCCAGGTCAGATAGGCCACAAGAGCAAAGAGGCCCTTGAGCACGCAGGCCGCGATGTGTGTCCAGTTCATCATGCAGTGGAACTCCTTCGGCTTCTGCATATTGCCTTCCAAAGATGGGAGGAAGATCTGTGAGGTGTAGCTAAAGACGATGATGCCTATAGAGATGGGGAACTTCTTCACGTCTATGTAAAACTTGACCTTCTCCCAAGCCCAGTCCCGGGCCCTAGACAGGCAGTAGGCAATGACTAGGATGTTGATAACGAAGTGGGCCAAGGTGCAGAGCAAGCTGAATTTGGAGACGGCTTTTAGATTTTTCAAAAAGGCGCAGGGCAGTAACGCCGCAGTGGCGATGATAGACCAGGACTTCTGAGAGACTGGCAAGCTGGGAAAGCTGTTGTACATCAGATTGCCACTGACCACTACATAGAGGATGCACGTCATGACCAACTCGATAATCTGAGCCACATTGACTATCCTCCCTCCCAGTTTGGGGAACCTGGGAGAGCAGCAGGCGTTAGCAATGTCCACGTAGGAGTCCCTCACCCGGACTATCTCCCCGTCTTCATTTTCCTCGTAGAGGCACGCGATGAGGATTTTGCCAGTGTAGCAGCAAACCACAGCGgcgaaaataattaaaaacagtcCTAAATATCCTCCGTGCAGAATCGCATAGGGTAGGCCGAGGACAAACATTCCCTACAAGAGACAAAACGGAAACGAAATGGCTCCGTGGGCCTGAGCTCAGCTTTGGCtcgtgaggggaggggaggggagagggagatggggaaggagaagaagggtgtgtgtgtgtgtgtgtgtgtgtgtgtgtctagcaCAGTAGAACTACATCAGAGCCTTAACGCCCTAGCTCGCTTCTGCCCAGAGGAGTTCTAGCCTCGGGGCTTCGGAAATAGcgggatttggaaaagaaaaaaaacgaaATCGAGGGTAACTAAGGTTATTGAGTTTTGCCCTTCTCACAGTGCGTCCCCTACTCCTCCCTCGCTCCAACAACTAGCCTTGTCCTCAACCCCAAATTCAAAGCCTTTTTTCTTCCCACTAGGGAAGGAAGCGCTAAAGTGAGCCTCAGCAGAAACCGCCTCCGGCTTGGGGCTGCGCGACCTCTTGGCGCGAAGTGGGCAGCCAAGCCTGTCAGAAAGGTTTGGTGAAGACTGATTCTCTACATGACCGCCAACCTCAGCGAACCGGGGGAAAAGCGGACTGGCTAATCTATAGCGAGGCCTCTCCGTAGGGGGAGGTCCTCTGTACAGGGAAGTGCGCCAACAGCGCTCAGTTGCAGGGACCGAGACCGACTCGCTCCTCTTGGGTCCAGTGGCCCTGGCTTTGCCAGGACGCAAGTTCCACTTTCAACTGGTAACTGAAAAAGCCTTCACGAAGACATTCATTAAAAGGCCGGACAGCACCTCCCTCCTATCTTCCACTCTGGGAGAATTAGTCCCTGTTACCATACCAGGGAGAAGGGCAGGACGGAGAATACCAGAACAGAACCAAGTAGGGTAAGGGAGGCCTCGGTCTCTTGGGGCAGGCTGTTGGAAAGCTCCCTGCCCCGCCCCTTCTCTGAGCCCCCGCCTCTCTTCACTAGGCCCCCAGCCCGCCCCTAAAGGCCCAGGACTCCGAATTCGCATCCTAGACCCTTAGAGGGGACTTGCCCTTCTCTAGCTCTGTGTTGATATTTAATCTCTTTGCCGTTCTCCTCTGCTTAGTTTTCCGTCGGAACCGGGATTTAcactgaaagaaaagaggaatcgAGGCTGGTATGAGATTGCGTGTGTGCGGAATCTGTCTGTCCTTGGTCAGATTTGTCTCTCCTAGAAAtctgtctgtcacacacacacacacacacacacacacacacacacacacacacacccctatgtcGGTCGTGGGATATCTGTCCCACAGGGTTTCTGTCTGTAGGCCAGGATCCCTGTCTGACAATGCGTGTTAAGGTCCGTTTGTGATTTTGTTTGGCTCTTTTGTGCTGCCCGGGTCTCTATTGCTCTTTGAGCTCTGCGTGGGGGAAGCGGAGGCAACCAGCGGGTGGGGAGTAGGTTGCGGACAGGGGAGATTGAAAAGAGCTCCTAGGTCAGATATTTCTCTTGCAGTTTTGACCTGAAAGTGGATCCATTCCAGAACCCCTTgttttctacctctcctttctgtctctctcagctttcttccatatctttttctttcctttcgcCTCTCTGTCCGTCTCTCCCTCCTAGGTTCCATCTCTGAGTCTTGCTCATTCTGTCTCTATATCTGCCTGTCCAGCGTCCTacgtctctctttgtctctgcctctttctggaTTTCTCTagatctgtctctgtctttcttttcatgtatgtctctgtctctgtgccttttacCTCTGAAATATCTGCGTCTTTCTCTCTCAGAC
This region of Trichosurus vulpecula isolate mTriVul1 chromosome 3, mTriVul1.pri, whole genome shotgun sequence genomic DNA includes:
- the SLC32A1 gene encoding vesicular inhibitory amino acid transporter, translated to MATLIRSKLSNVATSVSNKSQAKVSGMFARMGFQAATDEEAVGFAHCDDLDLEHRQGLQMDILKSEPSEEGAEPPVEGDFHYQRDGSGPLPPSGSKEQGMCSEFGGGQDKPKITAWEAGWNVTNAIQGMFVLGLPYAILHGGYLGLFLIIFAAVVCCYTGKILIACLYEENEDGEIVRVRDSYVDIANACCSPRFPKLGGRIVNVAQIIELVMTCILYVVVSGNLMYNSFPSLPVSQKSWSIIATAALLPCAFLKNLKAVSKFSLLCTLAHFVINILVIAYCLSRARDWAWEKVKFYIDVKKFPISIGIIVFSYTSQIFLPSLEGNMQKPKEFHCMMNWTHIAACVLKGLFALVAYLTWADETKEVITDNLPSTIRAVVNIFLVAKALLSYPLPFFAAVEVLEKSLFQEGSRTFLPNCYGGDGRLKPWGLTLRCALVVFTLLMAIYVPHFALLMGLTGSLTGAGLCFLLPSLFHLKLLWRKLLWHHVFFDAAIFLIGGICSVSGFVHSLEGLIEAYRTNSED